Proteins encoded in a region of the Anopheles ziemanni chromosome 2, idAnoZiCoDA_A2_x.2, whole genome shotgun sequence genome:
- the LOC131283059 gene encoding protein zer-1 homolog, with the protein MLGRVRLKENGIMDEELPTLLETTIRFLAKNLDVMCNTDPVTHQLELKDDVIIPNEICDRFLRYQQDCGQDINDRFIQIFRDTEKTPLRNVSLRNSTITNEGMRILLRHQLNSLSMWYCNKITTASWNILIEHCRQLRSLELGRFVDMLKHSEPNEKTPINFQLQLPRLQRLKLNGVVLQPSIQFGHLTELHHLDLTACIFADFSLKALLELPNLRTLILFNVWPLEHEFPTLCKLQNLETLDLSVSRANVDGNYLTPNKLLANLVENLTKLRHLDISGTNLAGDGVAEKAGSSTGSSSDIPGLASRVDRPLDFLGIYYTSHSACKWHDIPALRIAGEATEEQILVAAVAYQDRHELLTKVLNDLYHLLRFETCKQIHKALDVVLSAMDKHIRVKNIQISGSATLFYIVKGREKMKFGVPLKNHIIHTLLNGMSTHLTDDTMMRNGCLTLCQFNIPLDVMFEYERLVQILLHGVSYREQEGFVQRIAIYLLNSLACQVDGSQKLFLGDLGAISTMLNLISDRLSRRMFDDVMEVAWSTMWNVTDETAKNCERFLDGRGMEYFIGCLKLFPDRDDLLRNMMGLLGNVAEVKELRPRLMTPVFITEFSNLLDSSSDGIEVSYNAAGVLAHIASDGEAAWTIPSPTRYSVLVRMVEAIERWDLSAERNINYRSFEPILGLIRCYHTPQCQHWAVWALANLTKVYPTKYCRVVEQERGVELLQELIEHPAPYPRLKELAQIVLTHCRNLSEPMGASAGGSDGAGGATDGSNTDPTVMELDG; encoded by the exons ATGCTGGGTCGTGTGAGACTCAAAGAAAACGGCATCATGGACGAGGAACTTCCAACGCTGCTGGAGACGACCATCCGCTTCTTGGCGAAAAATCTCGACGTCATGTGCAACACCGACCCGGTCACGCATCAGCTGGAACTGAAGGACGACGTTATCATACCGAACGAAATCTGCGATCG ATTCCTACGCTACCAGCAGGACTGCGGGCAGGACATCAACGATCGCTTCATCCAAATATTCCGCGACACGGAGAAGACGCCCCTGCGTAATGTCAGCCTGCGCAACAGCACCATCACGAACGAGGGCATGCGGATCCTGCTGCGGCACCAGCTGAATTCGCTGTCCATGTGGTACTGCAACAAGATCACGACCGCCTCGTGGAACATCCTGATCGAGCACTGCCGGCAGTTGCGCTCGCTCGAGCTCGGCCGGTTCGTGGACATGCTGAAGCACAGCGAGCCGAACGAGAAGACGCCAATCAACTTCCAGCTGCAGCTCCCGCGCCTGCAGCGCCTTAAGCTGAACGGTGTCGTCCTGCAGCCGTCGATCCAGTTCGGGCACCTGACCGAGCTGCATCACCTCGACCTGACGGCCTGCATCTTCGCCGACTTCAGCCTGAAGGCTCTGCTGGAGTTGCCGAACCTGCGCACGCTGATCCTGTTCAACGTGTGGCCCCTGGAGCACGAGTTCCCGACGCTCTGCAAGCTGCAAAATCTCGAAACGCTCGATCTGTCCGTGTCGCGCGCGAACGTCGATGGCAACTATCTAACTCCTAACAAA TTACTAGCAAATTTAGTAGAAAACCTTACGAAATTGCGCCACTTGGACATCTCCGGCACGAATCTGGCCGGTGACGGGGTGGCCGAGAAGGCGGGCTCCAGCACCGGAAGCAGCTCAGACATCCCGGGGCTCGCCAGTCGCGTCGATCGGCCGCTGGACTTTCTCGGCATCTACTATACGTCGCACTCGGCCTGCAAATGGCACGACATTCCGGCGCTGCGG ATTGCTGGAGAGGCCACGGAGGAGCAGATTTTGGTGGCCGCCGTTGCCTACCAGGATCGGCACGAGCTGCTGACGAAGGTGTTGAACGACCTGTACCATCTGCTGCGGTTCGAGACGTGCAAGCAGATCCATAAGGCGCTGGACGTCGTCCTGTCTGCGATGGACAAGCATATACGTGTCAAGAACATTCAAATCAGTGGCAG CGCCACGTTGTTCTACATTGTGAAAGGGCGAGAAAAGATGAAGTTCGGCGTGCCGCTGAAGAATCACATCATCCACACGCTGCTCAATGGCATGTCGACGCACCTGACGGACGATACGATGATGAGAAACGGTTGCTTAACCCTGTGCCAGTTCAACATACCGTTAGACGTG ATGTTCGAATACGAGCGGCTCGTCCAAATTTTGCTGCACGGTGTGTCGTACCGCGAGCAGGAAGGCTTCGTGCAGCGCATCGCGATCTACCTGCTGAACTCGCTCGCCTGCCAGGTGGACGGCAGCCAAAAGCTGTTCCTGGGTGATCTGGGTGCTATATCG ACCATGCTGAACCTGATAAGCGATCGTCTGTCGAGGCGCATGTTCGATGACGTGATGGAGGTGGCCTGGTCGACGATGTGGAACGTGACGGATGAGACGGCAAAGAACTGCGAGCGATTCCTCGATGGTCGCGGGATGGAGTACTTCATCGGTTGCCTGAAG CTATTTCCGGACCGGGACgacctgctgcggaacatGATGGGTCTGCTCGGCAACGTGGCGGAGGTGAAGGAGCTTCGGCCTCGGCTTATGACGCCCGTCTTTATAACCGAGTTTTCTAACCTGCTAGACTCGTCCAGCGACGGCATTGAG GTGAGCTACAATGCAGCCGGTGTTCTGGCGCATATCGCCTCGGACGGTGAGGCCGCCTGGACGATTCCTAGCCCGACCCGGTACAGCGTGCTGGTGCGCATGGTCGAGGCGATCGAGCGGTGGGACCTTTCAGCCGAGCGCAACATAAACTATCGTAGCTTCGAGCCCATCCTCGGTCTGATCCGTTGCTACCACACGCCCCAGTGTCAGCATTGGGCCGTCTGGGCGTTAGCGAATTTAACCAAA GTCTACCCGACAAAGTACTGCCGGGTGGTTGAACAGGAACGTGGTGTCGAGTTGCTGCAGGAGCTAATCGAGCATCCGGCACCGTACCCGCGGCTCAAGGAGCTGGCCCAGATCGTGCTGACGCACTGTAGGAACCTTAGTGAACCGATGGGAGCTAGCGCGGGTGGTAGTGATGGTGCAGGTGGCGCCACGGACGGTTCGAACACGGATCCAACCGTCATGGAGCTGGATGGTTAG